From Micromonospora echinospora, one genomic window encodes:
- a CDS encoding HAAS signaling domain-containing protein, protein MTVTEQEITAYVERVRAALADLPPAQRDELTEDLSEHLAEVAAEDGESLVGRLGEPEAYAAELRAAAGAPVRTGRNLDQRVAGLTLGVRTRLRALDVRLGPSLGYATASDYLRLLRPAWWLVRGYLAAMLVTAMSTGGTFGVLPSLGDSHLAGLVLLAACVVGSLWLGRNAERLSRWPRRLVLVGSLGLAFFGLVGAATVDGRARWGGYQGYDSVSVDNQYSNIQDVFVYDGEGRLVRDARLFDQNGTPIRLGWPGYCQVPGTKPVDDSVRRTYPYCPEQAPFQFRTDPAPAPTSGAPTTTPDATPTDPTTPDATPSGTTTPESTPSGAGSPDAPAGPGDAPAPAPTESAAR, encoded by the coding sequence ATGACCGTCACGGAGCAGGAGATCACGGCGTACGTCGAGCGGGTCCGGGCCGCGCTGGCCGACCTGCCCCCGGCCCAGCGGGACGAGTTGACCGAGGACCTGTCGGAGCACCTCGCCGAGGTGGCCGCCGAGGATGGGGAATCGCTGGTCGGCCGCCTCGGTGAGCCCGAGGCGTACGCGGCGGAGCTTCGGGCCGCCGCCGGCGCTCCGGTGCGCACCGGACGGAACCTGGACCAACGGGTCGCCGGCCTCACGCTCGGGGTCCGCACCCGGCTGCGCGCCCTCGACGTCCGGCTCGGTCCGTCGCTCGGGTACGCCACCGCCTCGGACTACCTGCGGCTGCTCCGTCCCGCCTGGTGGCTGGTCCGGGGCTACCTCGCCGCGATGCTGGTGACCGCGATGAGCACCGGTGGCACCTTCGGGGTGCTGCCCAGCCTCGGCGACAGCCACCTGGCCGGCCTGGTCCTCCTGGCCGCCTGCGTGGTCGGCTCGCTCTGGCTCGGTCGCAACGCGGAGCGGCTCTCCCGGTGGCCGCGCCGGCTCGTGCTCGTCGGGTCGCTGGGGCTGGCCTTCTTCGGGCTGGTCGGGGCGGCCACCGTCGACGGCCGGGCCCGGTGGGGCGGCTACCAGGGCTACGACTCGGTGTCGGTGGACAACCAGTACTCCAACATCCAGGACGTCTTCGTCTACGACGGCGAGGGGCGGCTGGTGCGGGACGCCCGCCTCTTCGACCAGAACGGGACCCCGATCCGGCTCGGCTGGCCGGGCTACTGCCAGGTGCCGGGCACGAAGCCGGTCGACGACTCGGTCCGCCGGACGTACCCGTACTGCCCGGAGCAGGCCCCGTTCCAGTTCCGTACGGATCCGGCCCCGGCACCGACGTCCGGTGCCCCGACCACGACGCCGGACGCCACGCCGACCGACCCGACGACGCCGGACGCCACGCCGAGCGGTACGACGACGCCGGAGTCCACGCCGAGTGGTGCGGGCTCGCCGGACGCCCCGGCGGGGCCGGGCGACGCGCCGGCCCCGGCCCCGACGGAGTCCGCCGCCCGGTGA
- a CDS encoding PadR family transcriptional regulator, which translates to MDTTQLLKGVLDLAVLAVLREEDGYGYDILRRLRAAGLEEVGDASVYGTLRRLFAAGLLTAYVVPSESGPHRKYYSLNAAGRDQLRRSGKLWHSFATTMDALLDDRGATA; encoded by the coding sequence GTGGACACCACCCAGCTCCTGAAGGGCGTTCTGGATCTCGCGGTCCTCGCCGTTCTCCGCGAGGAGGACGGCTACGGCTACGACATCCTGCGCCGGCTGCGCGCGGCCGGGCTGGAGGAGGTCGGGGACGCCTCGGTCTACGGCACGCTGCGGCGACTCTTCGCCGCCGGACTGCTGACCGCGTACGTCGTACCGAGCGAGTCCGGTCCGCACCGGAAGTACTACTCGCTCAACGCGGCCGGGCGGGACCAACTGCGCCGTTCCGGCAAGCTCTGGCACTCGTTCGCCACCACCATGGACGCACTGCTCGACGATCGGGGGGCGACGGCATGA
- a CDS encoding WXG100 family type VII secretion target, which translates to MSDEYVQRYQPVSHEQLYQGVQAGDAEQIDTLAAAWSSMKDTVDGLGRALREDLDALDRTWTGDAGDEFQRRVGLVVQYSTSLASGMGSVHEGLSLMSGPLRTAQREAESPDETDDHDKTISGAAKGALFGPVGAVIGGIAGHQQDQEEKEKAHQRMVKVVAELAASYDLSTFDRWSPPAPPPVDTPGGVSETSNTPRSGPGATTPARAPGTGSPGHTGTSRADGPRPVGNGDLGDPDPSRDPGSDLAAPTGPGSGTSLAGAGPSLGTGALLTGWAAGAGGMVASAAGGTRTSAAAGPSWGSSTALPAGGVLGTGALAAGAGSSSPVPRPTGGTGLESRAAVGGGGRLGGAGNRPGAAGGMRPGVLGGAPMSGGDDDESATRSTWLTEDDMDWHAGSGSTPPVLGPNGN; encoded by the coding sequence GTGTCTGACGAGTACGTACAGCGCTACCAGCCGGTCAGCCACGAGCAGCTCTACCAGGGCGTACAGGCCGGCGACGCCGAGCAGATCGACACCCTCGCCGCGGCGTGGAGTTCGATGAAGGACACGGTCGACGGGCTCGGCCGCGCGCTCCGCGAGGACCTCGACGCCCTCGACCGCACCTGGACCGGTGACGCCGGTGACGAGTTCCAGCGCCGGGTCGGCCTCGTGGTCCAGTACTCGACCAGCCTGGCCAGCGGGATGGGCTCGGTCCACGAGGGGCTGTCGCTGATGTCGGGACCGCTGCGGACGGCGCAGCGCGAGGCCGAGAGCCCGGACGAGACCGACGACCACGACAAGACGATCAGCGGTGCCGCGAAGGGCGCGCTTTTTGGGCCGGTCGGCGCGGTCATCGGCGGGATCGCCGGACACCAGCAGGACCAGGAGGAGAAGGAGAAGGCGCACCAGCGGATGGTGAAGGTGGTGGCCGAACTGGCCGCCAGTTACGACCTCTCCACCTTCGACCGCTGGAGCCCGCCGGCCCCGCCGCCGGTGGACACCCCGGGCGGGGTGAGCGAGACCTCGAACACGCCACGCAGCGGGCCGGGAGCGACCACGCCGGCCAGGGCACCGGGCACCGGCTCCCCCGGACACACCGGCACCAGCCGGGCCGACGGGCCGCGCCCGGTCGGGAACGGCGACCTCGGCGACCCGGATCCGTCGCGGGACCCGGGCTCCGACCTCGCCGCGCCGACCGGCCCGGGATCGGGCACCTCGCTGGCCGGGGCCGGTCCCTCCCTCGGCACCGGAGCCCTGCTCACCGGCTGGGCCGCCGGAGCGGGTGGCATGGTGGCCAGCGCGGCGGGTGGCACCCGGACCTCCGCCGCCGCCGGTCCGTCGTGGGGCTCCTCGACCGCGCTGCCGGCCGGTGGCGTGCTCGGCACCGGAGCCCTGGCCGCCGGCGCCGGTTCCTCCTCCCCGGTGCCCCGGCCCACCGGTGGCACCGGTCTGGAGAGCCGGGCCGCGGTCGGCGGGGGCGGCCGGCTGGGCGGGGCGGGCAACCGTCCCGGCGCGGCCGGGGGGATGCGCCCCGGGGTGCTCGGTGGCGCACCGATGTCCGGTGGCGACGACGACGAGTCGGCCACCCGTAGCACCTGGCTGACCGAGGACGACATGGACTGGCACGCCGGTTCCGGCAGCACCCCGCCGGTCCTCGGCCCGAACGGCAACTGA
- the eccB gene encoding type VII secretion protein EccB, translating to MRTRRDQVQAYRFVTRRIVSALLSGDPETTDLPMRRLGLAVFGSAMVAAIVLAGAGVYGLLTKGGAPLEPNTLVIEKETGATYVFVDGRLYPTLNYASARLILGEENPQTRSMSQASIRERPRGRTVGIAGAPDGLPDRSSLVGLPWSVCNTPDTAGPRRSTTRLVVDRQLSGGSPLGEQAILVSVGGQRHLLFRNTRMQILGGDAAIAALKMASVRPIEVGQQLINAVPAGPRLKEPFIAGDKERSRLQVGNGPAWVGQIFRAADQHYVLTRDGLASIGEITALLLRQDGGGVKDITPEQAGRALSDQRLEDEGVPQKLPELRQAGSGRAAVCATYRAGAAGERTTTIEVFDRTPPELSPSAPGSIEVRQGDRDAVRTAERVVMPGGKGALVQAMPGVGEGGQGAAASTVYLVTSQGIRYPLGTRSGDAAAALGYGGVTPLAVPASLLALIPTGPALERDAARSYFDASAPAATRSARPTPSGSPGPQRTDGSTGDDGPRETSPAGSAGPTTGSSPSPGDGSGDR from the coding sequence ATGCGGACCCGCCGTGACCAGGTTCAGGCGTACCGGTTCGTCACCCGCCGCATCGTCTCAGCCCTGCTGTCGGGCGACCCCGAGACGACGGACCTGCCGATGCGGCGCCTGGGGCTGGCGGTCTTCGGCAGCGCCATGGTCGCGGCGATCGTGCTCGCCGGTGCGGGCGTGTACGGCCTGCTCACCAAGGGCGGCGCCCCGCTGGAGCCGAACACCCTCGTGATCGAGAAGGAGACCGGAGCGACCTACGTCTTCGTCGACGGGCGGCTGTACCCGACGTTGAACTACGCCTCCGCCCGCCTCATCCTCGGCGAGGAGAACCCGCAGACCCGGTCGATGTCCCAGGCGTCCATCCGGGAACGGCCGCGCGGCCGGACGGTGGGCATCGCCGGCGCCCCCGACGGCCTGCCGGACCGGTCGTCGCTGGTCGGCCTGCCCTGGTCGGTCTGCAACACGCCGGACACCGCCGGCCCGCGCCGGTCGACCACGCGCCTGGTCGTCGACCGGCAGCTCTCCGGCGGCTCGCCCCTCGGCGAACAGGCGATCCTGGTCTCGGTCGGTGGACAGCGCCACCTGCTGTTCCGGAACACCCGGATGCAGATCCTCGGCGGTGACGCGGCGATCGCCGCGCTGAAGATGGCCTCGGTCCGGCCGATCGAGGTCGGTCAGCAACTGATCAACGCGGTGCCGGCCGGGCCACGGCTGAAGGAGCCGTTCATCGCGGGGGACAAGGAGCGCAGCCGGTTGCAGGTGGGCAACGGGCCGGCCTGGGTCGGGCAGATCTTCCGCGCCGCCGACCAGCACTACGTGCTGACCCGGGACGGCCTGGCGTCGATCGGTGAGATCACCGCGCTGCTGCTGCGCCAGGACGGGGGCGGGGTCAAGGACATCACCCCGGAGCAGGCGGGCCGGGCGCTCAGCGACCAGCGCCTCGAGGACGAGGGCGTGCCGCAGAAGCTGCCCGAACTGCGGCAGGCGGGATCGGGCCGGGCGGCCGTCTGCGCGACGTACCGGGCGGGTGCGGCGGGGGAGCGCACCACGACGATCGAGGTGTTCGACCGTACGCCGCCCGAGCTGTCCCCGTCCGCGCCCGGCTCGATCGAGGTGCGCCAGGGTGACCGGGACGCCGTCCGGACGGCGGAGCGGGTGGTCATGCCGGGCGGCAAGGGGGCGCTGGTCCAGGCGATGCCCGGGGTCGGCGAGGGCGGGCAGGGAGCGGCGGCCTCCACCGTCTACCTGGTCACGTCCCAGGGAATCCGCTACCCCCTCGGCACCCGCTCCGGCGACGCGGCGGCCGCCCTCGGCTACGGCGGGGTGACCCCGCTCGCCGTCCCGGCCTCGTTGCTGGCGCTGATCCCCACCGGGCCGGCCCTGGAACGCGACGCGGCCCGCAGTTACTTCGACGCCAGCGCGCCCGCCGCCACCCGGTCCGCTCGGCCCACGCCGTCCGGATCCCCCGGGCCGCAGCGGACCGACGGGTCGACGGGGGACGACGGTCCGCGGGAGACCTCCCCCGCTGGTTCCGCCGGACCCACCACCGGCTCGTCCCCGTCCCCGGGCGACGGGTCGGGCGACCGTTGA
- a CDS encoding type VII secretion protein EccE, with amino-acid sequence MTQVETARSREVVASAGTRVDRPGRGRLGPVAVGQLVVLEVGVLTVGAVSGGPDWVTAAVAVLVLVVVLATFARRGGRWWYEDVVLRRRLQRRGRAARRAALSPATADPRLSALAPDLTVTGFEDRGNRLGLGQDDQGWFVACAVTLPDGSGGPLPGAAIDRVLRVLAGSTGPASAVQLVARSLVWYPNPGGQAAYRRDVWVAARLRVADARTEAVNRGGGVDGVRRTMAAAAGRLGKALTGAGLTYRMLDPDDLAAALLTAAGLDVAPDPQVENWTGLAGRGWTQQCLELRGRAEAPVGALADAVTAIPVMSHTLAVTVAPGGRVSAPLLRVAAPDSRAADLVATVRDVARRHSFASRRLDGRHGPAAYACAPVAVGDTVTGSAALVRG; translated from the coding sequence ATGACCCAGGTAGAGACGGCCCGCAGCCGCGAGGTGGTCGCGTCGGCCGGCACACGGGTCGACCGGCCCGGCCGTGGTCGACTCGGTCCGGTGGCCGTCGGACAGCTCGTCGTCCTGGAGGTCGGCGTGCTGACCGTGGGCGCGGTGTCGGGTGGGCCGGACTGGGTGACCGCTGCCGTCGCCGTGCTGGTGCTCGTGGTGGTGCTGGCGACCTTCGCCCGGCGGGGCGGCCGTTGGTGGTACGAGGACGTGGTCCTGCGCCGTCGGCTCCAGCGACGTGGCCGGGCCGCCCGCCGGGCCGCCCTGTCCCCGGCGACGGCCGACCCGCGACTGTCCGCGCTGGCCCCGGACCTGACCGTCACCGGGTTCGAGGACCGGGGCAACCGGCTGGGGCTGGGGCAGGACGACCAGGGCTGGTTCGTCGCCTGCGCGGTCACCCTGCCGGACGGATCGGGCGGGCCGCTGCCCGGGGCGGCGATCGACCGGGTGCTGCGGGTGCTGGCCGGGTCGACCGGGCCGGCCTCGGCCGTCCAGCTGGTCGCGCGCAGCCTGGTCTGGTATCCGAATCCGGGTGGGCAGGCCGCCTACCGGCGGGACGTCTGGGTGGCCGCCCGCCTCCGGGTGGCGGACGCCCGTACCGAGGCGGTCAACCGGGGCGGCGGCGTCGACGGGGTACGCCGGACGATGGCGGCGGCGGCCGGCCGGCTCGGCAAGGCGCTCACCGGCGCGGGGCTGACGTACCGGATGCTCGACCCGGACGATCTGGCGGCGGCCCTGCTCACCGCGGCCGGTCTCGACGTGGCCCCCGATCCGCAGGTGGAGAACTGGACCGGCCTGGCGGGCCGGGGCTGGACGCAGCAGTGCCTGGAGCTGCGCGGGCGGGCGGAGGCTCCGGTCGGCGCGCTCGCCGACGCGGTGACCGCCATCCCGGTGATGTCGCACACCCTCGCCGTGACGGTCGCTCCGGGTGGCCGGGTCTCCGCCCCGCTGCTCCGCGTCGCCGCCCCGGACAGCCGCGCCGCCGACCTGGTGGCGACGGTCCGGGACGTGGCCCGGCGACACTCGTTCGCGTCCCGGCGGCTCGACGGGCGGCACGGGCCGGCGGCCTACGCGTGCGCGCCGGTCGCCGTGGGAGACACGGTGACCGGCAGCGCCGCGCTGGTCAGGGGTTGA
- the eccD gene encoding type VII secretion integral membrane protein EccD — translation MTGTGELSRVTIVAPRTRMDLALPSDVPLADLLPTLLRYAGEDLADQGVTHGGWTLARLGGQPLDGGRTAGQLGVRDGEVLYFNPRDAATPEVVFDDVVDAVATATNRRPGGWQLATTRRFSVLFASVALLGGAAVALLAGPPQLPGALVALVVAIAAMVTAAVLSRALGDGWTGSALALVSLVYAGAGGLLLLAGDRELTALGPPHVLVAATALLVFGAVAALAVGDRTPLFLGATVVGAALGLAATVCLAFGVDDAASAALLATIAFAVLPALPMTAYRLARLPVPSIPTGPEDLKSDDESFDSRQLLSLSDRADQFLTGLLWTVSVVVLGGEVVLALDGRLPAVLLCTVLALLCLLRARPLASRAQRIPVLVAGSVGLALATAATFTELSALLRLGALLGGLVLVAVISLVYGLAVAGKHISPVWGRVLDILEILLIVAVVPLAAWVCGLYGWIVNINP, via the coding sequence ATGACGGGGACCGGTGAACTGAGCCGGGTCACCATCGTGGCGCCGAGAACCCGGATGGATCTCGCCCTACCGTCCGACGTACCCCTGGCCGACCTGCTGCCCACCCTGCTCCGGTACGCCGGGGAGGACCTCGCCGACCAGGGCGTGACGCACGGCGGCTGGACCCTGGCCCGGCTGGGCGGGCAACCGCTCGACGGCGGCCGGACGGCGGGTCAGCTCGGGGTGCGCGACGGTGAGGTGCTCTATTTCAACCCCCGGGACGCGGCGACGCCGGAGGTCGTCTTCGACGACGTGGTCGACGCGGTGGCGACCGCCACCAACCGGCGGCCCGGCGGCTGGCAGCTCGCCACCACCCGGCGGTTCTCCGTCCTGTTCGCCTCGGTGGCGCTGCTCGGCGGCGCGGCCGTGGCACTGCTCGCCGGGCCACCGCAGCTCCCCGGCGCGCTGGTCGCCCTGGTGGTCGCGATCGCCGCGATGGTGACCGCGGCCGTGCTCTCCCGGGCGTTGGGGGACGGCTGGACCGGCTCGGCACTGGCCCTGGTGAGTCTGGTGTACGCGGGTGCCGGCGGGCTGCTCCTGCTCGCCGGTGACCGGGAGCTGACCGCGCTCGGCCCCCCGCACGTACTGGTGGCCGCCACCGCCCTGCTCGTCTTCGGCGCGGTGGCCGCGCTGGCGGTGGGCGACCGCACGCCGCTGTTCCTCGGCGCCACGGTGGTCGGGGCCGCCCTCGGGCTCGCCGCGACGGTCTGTCTCGCCTTCGGCGTGGACGACGCCGCGTCCGCCGCGCTGCTGGCCACGATCGCGTTCGCGGTGCTGCCCGCGTTGCCGATGACGGCCTACCGGCTGGCCCGGCTACCTGTCCCGTCCATCCCGACCGGCCCGGAGGACCTCAAGTCCGACGACGAGTCGTTCGACAGCCGCCAGTTGCTCTCCCTCAGCGACCGGGCGGACCAGTTCCTCACCGGTCTGCTGTGGACGGTCTCGGTCGTCGTCCTCGGCGGCGAGGTGGTCCTCGCCCTCGACGGCCGGCTGCCGGCCGTGCTGCTCTGCACGGTGCTGGCCCTGCTCTGCCTGCTGCGCGCCCGGCCGCTCGCCAGTCGGGCGCAGCGCATCCCGGTGCTGGTCGCCGGTTCCGTCGGCCTGGCGCTGGCGACGGCGGCGACCTTCACCGAGCTGTCCGCGCTGCTGCGCCTCGGTGCGCTGCTCGGCGGTCTGGTGCTGGTGGCGGTGATCAGCCTGGTCTACGGGCTGGCCGTGGCCGGCAAGCACATCTCCCCGGTCTGGGGCCGGGTACTGGACATCCTGGAGATCCTGCTGATCGTCGCGGTGGTGCCGTTGGCCGCCTGGGTCTGCGGCCTCTACGGCTGGATCGTCAACATCAACCCCTGA